The Pelodiscus sinensis isolate JC-2024 chromosome 24, ASM4963464v1, whole genome shotgun sequence genomic interval GCCCCGGGAGCTGGGCCTGCCTGCGCCAGGGAGCGCCAagggcagcgccgcggggcccgggCGGAGTTTCCCCGACGAGGCCTGTGGTTTGGCTCCGCGCGGCGAGCGTTGGGTCCCAGCAGCATCGCCCTGCGCCTGGCGCCCGTTCAGGGTCACCGCGCGGCCTGGCGGGCTCCCCTGAGGCTCCTCCATGCCccggagaagggagaggaggggccggACCCGGGGGTGGCCAGGGCGCCCCCaatccctgtcccccagccccggcTGTTCTGCTCACCTGGCACTTGGCGCTCAGATACGCGCTGCACTTGTCCGTCATCAGCTTGTGAAACTCCTCCAAATTCAGGCAGTCGCCCTCAGGGCCGTAGTCGTGGAACACCTGGACAATGGTGCTCATGGCATTTTCCAGATCGCTCGCCATGGTGCTGGGTGCCTGGGGAGCTGGAGACAGGAGGGCGCCGGCTCAGGAAGGGGCCGAACACCGAGCCGGCGAATGACCGCAGCCTCCAGCCCCCGGCGGAATGTCCCGAGCACGGCCCCCGGGCCGGAGTCCCACGGGCCCGCTGGGATCAGACAGGGACGCCCTGTGTGGGGTGCATGGATCTAGGGACGCCCTGTGTGGGGTGCACAGACCTAGGGACGGCCCCGGCTctaggggggggcagagggagggttcTTGAGCGCTGGTCCCATTCGACAGGCGGGGCCCTGagccacgggggggagggg includes:
- the LOC142819612 gene encoding protein S100-A8-like: MASDLENAMSTIVQVFHDYGPEGDCLNLEEFHKLMTDKCSAYLSAKCQGPDTSEDECIQNLFTEADSDEDGCITFSEFCTILTKLMENEHDSRHRR